From Thermodesulfobacteriota bacterium, the proteins below share one genomic window:
- a CDS encoding 2,3-bisphosphoglycerate-independent phosphoglycerate mutase, whose translation MIPEEMLRSLVVRNGSKLVMLVLDGLGGLPVRGRTELEAAKTPNLDRLASKSACGLIDPLSYGITPGSGPSHLALFGYDPFRYEIGRGVMEALGIGLDLTEEDLTARGNFATLDEAGLIVDRRAGRISTETNQRLCEFLQREIREVNGVRVSIHPGKEHRFVIVFRGEGLRDDLSDADPQKEGEKAKGTEPLTAEAQRTAQIVNAYLQKATEVLKGSHPANTILLRGFSKIPKIPSMFERFGLKSAAIATYPMYRGLARLVGMEVLPTGETFKEEIETLRTHYEEYDFFYLHFKKTDSAGEDGDFKRKVKAIEEVDRLLPSLLRLKPDVLVITGDHSTPALLKSHSWHPNPILLHSGYERPDGIRRFTERQCQRGQLGRLPAVAILPLMLANGLRLKKFGA comes from the coding sequence ATGATCCCTGAGGAGATGCTTCGTTCGCTCGTCGTGAGGAATGGATCGAAGTTGGTGATGCTCGTCCTCGACGGGCTCGGTGGGTTGCCCGTCCGGGGCAGGACCGAACTGGAGGCGGCAAAGACCCCGAATCTCGACCGGCTCGCCTCGAAATCGGCCTGCGGGCTGATCGATCCCCTTTCTTACGGGATCACGCCGGGCAGCGGCCCTTCGCACCTCGCCCTGTTCGGTTACGATCCCTTCCGGTACGAGATCGGCCGGGGGGTGATGGAGGCCCTTGGCATCGGATTGGATTTGACCGAGGAGGATTTAACGGCCAGGGGAAATTTCGCCACCCTCGACGAGGCCGGCCTGATCGTGGATCGCCGCGCGGGAAGGATCTCGACCGAGACGAACCAGAGGCTCTGTGAATTTCTCCAGAGGGAGATCCGGGAGGTCAACGGGGTGAGGGTCTCGATCCACCCGGGCAAAGAACACCGGTTCGTGATCGTCTTTAGAGGGGAAGGGTTGCGGGACGACCTCTCCGATGCCGATCCTCAGAAGGAAGGGGAGAAGGCCAAGGGCACCGAACCTCTCACGGCCGAGGCTCAGAGGACCGCCCAGATCGTCAATGCTTACCTTCAGAAGGCGACCGAAGTGTTAAAGGGTTCGCATCCGGCGAATACGATCCTCCTGAGAGGGTTTTCCAAGATTCCAAAAATTCCTTCGATGTTCGAGCGGTTTGGCCTAAAATCGGCGGCCATCGCCACCTATCCGATGTATCGAGGGTTGGCCAGGTTGGTGGGGATGGAGGTCCTTCCCACCGGGGAGACCTTTAAAGAGGAGATAGAGACCCTCAGAACCCATTACGAGGAATACGACTTCTTTTACCTCCACTTCAAAAAGACCGATTCGGCAGGCGAGGATGGGGATTTCAAAAGGAAGGTGAAGGCGATCGAGGAGGTCGACCGGCTCCTTCCCTCGCTGCTCCGATTGAAACCGGATGTCTTGGTCATCACCGGAGATCACTCTACCCCCGCCCTTCTCAAATCTCACAGCTGGCATCCCAACCCGATCCTCCTCCATTCGGGATACGAACGGCCCGACGGGATCCGCAGGTTCACCGAACGCCAATGTCAGAGAGGACAGCTGGGCAGGCTCCCGGCCGTGGCGATCCTGCCCCTCATGCTGGCCAACGGGTTGAGGCTGAAGAAGTTCGGGGCCTGA
- a CDS encoding radical SAM protein, whose translation MKPFKYLYGPVPSRRLGRSLGIDLVPHKVCTYDCIYCQVGRTTLKSLTRKAYVPVQEVLEEIDRFLRQGPTALDHLSLSGSGEPTLHAEIGQLIAGVKALTPIPVAVLTNGSLLYLEEVREDLREADVVLPSLDAASPEVFERINRPAEGISVEQVIEGLIRFRKVYPNQLWLELLFCHGVNDHPAELSRMKEAVERIEPDQIHLNTVVRPPAERWARPLSPAEMERIRDFFGGRAVVISEFDRHPLTMPERKVEEEILAILRRRPLSIEDLSRGMGMDREELERFLGPLLRDGKIELKRFGEDLYYGLPKKSDL comes from the coding sequence ATGAAACCCTTCAAGTACCTATACGGCCCCGTGCCCTCAAGGCGCCTCGGCAGATCCCTCGGAATCGACCTCGTCCCCCACAAGGTCTGCACCTATGACTGCATCTATTGCCAGGTCGGGAGGACGACCCTCAAGAGCCTGACCCGCAAGGCCTACGTGCCGGTCCAAGAGGTCCTTGAGGAGATCGACCGCTTTCTGAGGCAGGGCCCGACCGCCCTCGATCACCTCTCCCTCTCGGGCTCCGGAGAGCCCACGCTCCACGCAGAGATAGGCCAACTCATCGCCGGGGTCAAGGCCCTGACGCCGATCCCGGTGGCCGTCCTCACCAACGGGTCGCTCCTCTATCTCGAGGAGGTTCGAGAGGATCTCCGCGAGGCCGATGTGGTCCTTCCCTCCCTCGATGCCGCCTCTCCCGAGGTGTTCGAGAGGATCAACCGGCCGGCGGAGGGGATCTCTGTCGAACAGGTGATCGAAGGATTAATCCGGTTCCGAAAGGTCTATCCCAACCAGCTCTGGCTCGAACTTCTCTTCTGCCATGGCGTCAACGACCACCCGGCAGAGTTGTCCAGGATGAAGGAGGCCGTCGAACGGATCGAGCCCGATCAGATCCACCTCAACACGGTCGTTCGACCTCCCGCGGAGCGGTGGGCGAGGCCTTTGAGCCCGGCCGAGATGGAGAGGATCCGTGACTTCTTCGGCGGGAGGGCTGTGGTCATCTCCGAATTCGATCGCCATCCCCTGACGATGCCGGAGCGGAAGGTGGAGGAGGAGATTTTAGCGATCCTTCGGCGAAGACCCCTTTCGATCGAGGACCTTTCGAGGGGGATGGGAATGGATCGGGAAGAACTGGAGCGTTTCCTCGGTCCCCTTCTAAGGGATGGAAAGATCGAACTGAAACGATTCGGTGAGGATCTCTACTATGGGCTTCCGAAGAAGTCTGACCTCTGA
- a CDS encoding Zn-ribbon domain-containing OB-fold protein, whose protein sequence is MGFEKFGRKSFTATTKTAKFVDFLAEGKIKGTICKGCGARYFPPRADCAKCFSNQMDWFEMPPKGRLETFTTAYYAPFGFEADPPYTMGVVDYGDGLKLFARVTKALKPEEIRVGMEVSVKPVTYEDGQLSFEIVKV, encoded by the coding sequence ATGGGGTTCGAAAAATTCGGGAGAAAGAGCTTCACCGCGACCACCAAGACCGCCAAATTTGTCGATTTTCTCGCAGAAGGAAAGATCAAAGGGACGATCTGCAAAGGGTGTGGGGCCAGGTACTTTCCACCGAGGGCCGACTGCGCCAAGTGCTTCTCCAATCAGATGGACTGGTTCGAGATGCCACCCAAAGGTAGGCTCGAGACCTTCACCACGGCCTACTATGCCCCCTTTGGCTTTGAAGCCGACCCTCCCTATACGATGGGCGTGGTCGATTACGGCGACGGTCTCAAACTCTTTGCCAGGGTGACCAAGGCATTGAAGCCCGAGGAGATCCGGGTAGGGATGGAGGTCTCGGTCAAACCGGTCACCTACGAGGACGGCCAGCTCTCGTTCGAAATCGTCAAGGTGTGA